CCTGGGGCGCAGCTTCGGGGGTGACACGCACCGTGACGGGAGCGCTGCGTGGCGCGGAGGCCACCGTGCCGGTGCTGTCCCTGTCCGCGGAGGGTGCGCTGGTGATGGAGCGCGTCGCGGTGCCGGTGGGGCAGGCGGCCACGGTGCTGGGCGGTGGGCCCGGTGCGGCCATCATCCTTCAGCGGGCGCGCTCTGGCGGTGGAGCGCAGCCCCCCGCCGATGGGCCGGGGCGGTGGGAGCCCGCGAACGAGAGCATGAGCCATGCCTCGCGCGAGTATCAGGCTCAGGTCACCGGGGCCCCCGAAGGGCTGGCCTACAAGGTCCGGGATGTGAAGTTCGATGGCTACAGGAGTGGTGTCCTACTGGAGACCAAGGGGCTGGGTTACGCAAAGTTCCTCAAGAATGGCAGCTTCAGGTCATGGTTCCGAGGTGCGGACGGAATGCTTCAGCAGGCAGAGCGGCAACTCAAAGCGGCCATGGGCACACCCATTGAGTGGCACTTCGCGGAGCGCGACGTTGCTGACGCGGTGAGGGCCATGCTGCATGAGAGCGAGCTCGGCGACATCAAAGTGGTCTTCACGCCAGTCAGATGACAGGGACAGTCCCCAGCATGATCGAGTCCTACTATGCCGGCGCGTACTGGCCCGGACGGGTCGAAACGCTCGAGTCCTATGCTCGGCGCGCTGAGTCCTTCTTCCACCTGCTTTCCGCTGCCGACGTGACGTTTACCCGGTGGTTCGAGAAGGCAGCCGGCCGCTCCGAGGCTCTCAAGCTCCAGTTCACGCCAGATGCGGAGACGCTGCTCGGGTTGTTCAAGAAGAAGAAGTATCGGCGCGACGAGGCGGGCATCGCCTTCTCCGCCTGGAATGGAGAGCGAGATGGAGCCAGCAGCGGAGTCCGGTTTGCTTGCGGCTCCACTTCCGCGTTGCTGGGAGACCTCTGCACGCTGAGCCTCCCCACGGAGGGGGCCGTCAGGGAGCGTGTCCTGTCAGCATCCACCCTCGTGCAGGTCCTGCGCGCCATGGCCCTGGCCTGGGAGCCGGAGTGGAGCATCGCCACGTCGCAGGTGCATCGGGATGAGGTGCTGAAGCTCTCCAGGGCGGGGACGTTTGTCGGGTGGGTCATGTACTTCGCGCGCAGCCGGGGGGAACTGCCCCCGTTACCCGCGCCTGTTCGCACCGAGCCTGTGGGTGACAAGGGCACGCTGGTAATCCTCACTCCCGAGCGCTTCACGGCCAGCAATCCGGAGCATGTCGCGCTAGCGGCTCGTGTGCAGGAGTTGCTGGCACAAGCTGGATTGCTCACGCCGCTCAGGACACCATCGACTCCACGGATGGACTGAGCCTCCACAACCTCACCTGGGCGGTGCGGCGTTACTGTGGCGGGAGGCAGGTCCGCGGCGCACTGGATGCGGCTGAACTTCAGCAACTGCGAGCCGGCGCGGATTGAAGAGGCTGTGGCCCGGCTGGGGCGGGTGCTGGGGTCGGCGCGAGGGTAGGGTTTGTAGCGCCGGATGTCACGGAGAGTGCGTGTTTGTAGCGGCGGACGTAACAACAGCACCGGGGTGGCGACACCGCTTCGAGGGAGGCCAGAGATGGCCCACTTTCTGCATTTCATGGAAATGCCGAAATCCTTGCACCCGGCCTCGAGCCGGGTGCGGGTTCCCCGCAGCAAGAGGAGTGTCCCCCACATGTCTCATCCGGCTGAGTCACACCCTGGTTCTTCCAACGGCCTGCGCGCGGTAACGCTCGCGATGCTCGCGGTCTTCACCGTTCAGATTGGCTGCAGCCGTGCTCCCGAGGCCAACCCGATGGCCAAGGCGCGCGAGGCCCTGGCCGCGCACATCGTCGTCAGCGACGTGGAGCCCTCGCAAGTCGTCGACGGGAGCCTGGAGCGGTTTGGCCGGCTTGGCATTGCGCTGCATGACGAGGCGCCCCGATTCATGAACTTCGTCCTGCGGCAGACGCTCGTCCGCGGCACGGAGGACGCCGTCCTCGAGGTGTATGACGAGAAGACCGGGGAGCGCACCCTCTACACGGTGAACAACGAGACGGGCGACGCCTGGGTCCACCATGAAGGCGGCGAGCTGCACATGGTCTTCAACGCGGACAAGACCATCAAGGTGGGTGACAAGCTGGCCGCCAACGAGGATGAA
This is a stretch of genomic DNA from Pyxidicoccus trucidator. It encodes these proteins:
- a CDS encoding immunity 52 family protein, yielding MIESYYAGAYWPGRVETLESYARRAESFFHLLSAADVTFTRWFEKAAGRSEALKLQFTPDAETLLGLFKKKKYRRDEAGIAFSAWNGERDGASSGVRFACGSTSALLGDLCTLSLPTEGAVRERVLSASTLVQVLRAMALAWEPEWSIATSQVHRDEVLKLSRAGTFVGWVMYFARSRGELPPLPAPVRTEPVGDKGTLVILTPERFTASNPEHVALAARVQELLAQAGLLTPLRTPSTPRMD